GCGGTGCAGCGCGTCGGGCTGCCCGTGAAGAATCGGGCGTACTTGGTGAGTATCTGGTTCGCGTTCATTTTTTGAATCGCGGCGATCTCGGCAAGCATGGTATGTGGCGGTTGTGTCATCAGAGCTTTTCCTTTACGGTGTGACATTACACCATACTGTTTCTGGAATATCCAGTCGGGTTATCGACTTTCTGCGTAAAGTGGCTTGGGACTTCGGTTCCGTTTGTAGGCTTGTATCTGTTCATGGGGATGTTTATTGCCGCTTGAAAAAATTTCCCCGTAAAATTGAATCCGCTCAAAAAAATTGCGTAGTTGCGACTTACATTTTCGGCCGATTTTTGATATAATTAACACTGCATTTTTGCGATATTAGACCTTCGCAAGAAGACAAAGGAAAAAATGGCAAAAAAACAGAAGAGTAAAGCGGGCAAGGAGAAGCCTACAGGAACGAGCAAAACACAGCCCGTTCGGCGTAAGCGCATCAAAGGGAAGCGCCCCGAAATTCCCGCTCTTGACGAAAAGCCCTGGGCGATTTTTGACAACCTCCCAGACGAGCAAGATTGCCCGTGGACTCATGTGAGTTTGTTTTCAGGCTGTGGCGGCTTTGATCTGGGGTTGCGGGCAGCGGGCTTCAGGACGATCTTTGCAAACGACTTCAATGAATCGGCAGCCGAGACCCACAAGAATAACCTTGGTGAGATCCTCGTTGAGGATATTCGTAAAGTCACCTTCCCTGAACTTCAACGCCCAGATTTACTGACAGCAGGATTTCCATGCCAGCCTTTCTCAAACGCCGGCCTTCGCAAGGGGACCAAGGACGAACGGGGCGACCTTTATCTTTCCGCTTTAAATGCCGTACGACTTCTTAACCCAAGGACTGTAATCTTTGAGAACGTAAGGGGGCTCCTGTCATCGAAACACGAGGGGCGGCGCGTCATTGAAATCATCGTTGAGAACTTGCACGATCTTGGATATTCGGTAAACTTTTCTCTTGTCGATGCGTCAAAGCACAATGTCCCATCGCAGCGTTTACGCGTCTTGATCGTTGGTGTGCATAGAAATGAGAATCTTGGTCGGTTCGCCTTCCCCGAGCCGACGATCCGTCCTGAATTAGCTTTGAAGAATATCATTTTTGACATTCCGAAGGAGGGTGTGACGGGTGTAAATGAGGTCATCACATATTCACCACAAGCGGAAGCACTTGAAAAGCACATACCAGAGGGTGGTAGTTGGCGCGATATCCCAGACAGATTTCTGCCAGAGCGGATGAAGAAAATCAAGAAGAACATAGTAAGATACCATTATCCCAGGTTCTATCAAAGGTGTGACCGCGATGAAATCGCTGGCACCATAACTGCCTCATTCCAACCTGAAAAAGCAGGCGTTTTCCATCCAAGAAAGCACAGAGCGTTATCTGTCCGCGAAGTTGCACGGATTCAGACCTTCCCAGATTGGTTTGAGTTCTTCGGCATGACATCTTCAAAGTACC
This Fibrobacter succinogenes DNA region includes the following protein-coding sequences:
- a CDS encoding DNA cytosine methyltransferase, whose translation is MAKKQKSKAGKEKPTGTSKTQPVRRKRIKGKRPEIPALDEKPWAIFDNLPDEQDCPWTHVSLFSGCGGFDLGLRAAGFRTIFANDFNESAAETHKNNLGEILVEDIRKVTFPELQRPDLLTAGFPCQPFSNAGLRKGTKDERGDLYLSALNAVRLLNPRTVIFENVRGLLSSKHEGRRVIEIIVENLHDLGYSVNFSLVDASKHNVPSQRLRVLIVGVHRNENLGRFAFPEPTIRPELALKNIIFDIPKEGVTGVNEVITYSPQAEALEKHIPEGGSWRDIPDRFLPERMKKIKKNIVRYHYPRFYQRCDRDEIAGTITASFQPEKAGVFHPRKHRALSVREVARIQTFPDWFEFFGMTSSKYLQIGNAVPPRLAYEIGIQLDRVLHGEDLLANKTFIRFEDFVSSTKVLHLSDRDVVCE